The bacterium genome includes the window TGGACGTCGCGTCGTTCGCGCCCTGGTTCAGGGTGCCGCCAGCCCCGGCGTTCTGGTAGCAGTCGACGGCGTGGATGTAGTTGTTGTTGCTCGTGATCGTGGCGTTGTCGTAGACGTAGAAGCCCACCGACCCGCTGGCCGTGGGCTCGATGAGCGTGCAGTTGTAGAACTCAGCCACGGAACCGGTGCCGCGGAGGTAGACGCAGATGCTGCCCGTCGCCGTCGAGACGATCTGGCAGTGCGTAAACTTGTGCGTCTGGCCGCCCACACCATCTCCAGCGATCGCGTAGCCGGCCGAGCTGCGGAGGATGCACTGGTCGGCGATGAAGCCGGACGCGTGGCCGCCAGCGCCGATGTTGGGCGCGTAACACGCGATGTGCGACGTCGACTGAACCTGCAGCCCGCGGATGTGCAGGACGTTGTTCATCAGGTGGATTGCGTAATTGCCCGTCGCCGACAGGTACGCGTAATCCGTGTCCCAGGCACCCTGGTGCTCGTGACCGTCCGCGACGACAATCTCCCAATAGTGCTCGAAGTCGGAGTAGCAGCCGCCGCCTTCCCAGATCAGGAGCCGACCGCCATCGCCGAGGTTGCCGCCGGAGTAGACGACCGCACGCTGGATGTGGTCGGCGGTGATGAGGTTCTCGGCTTTCGCGGCAATCCACGCCTGCAAGGTGAGGTAATCACCCGTGCCATCGGGCTTGACGGTGCTCGTGATGACGGTGGGCATGACTACATCCGCTCGAATATCTGTACCGAGTGGCCGCGGCCCCAGTACTTGAACTTGTCCTTCAGGCTGAACTGCTCCCACGACGCCTTGACGTCGGGGTACGTGGGCTCATGATAGTCGTGCAGGGCGATGATCCCGCCGGGCAGCACCAGCTTGCCCCAGAACTCGAGGTCCCGGTGCACGACGGCAAACCCGTGGTCCGCGTCGTGGTGGAGCAAGCAGAGGTGGGCGGGGAACACGTCCATCTGGTCGGGGGACGTCTGCGGGATGATGCCCTCGCCCTTGGGCCAGTCGGCCACGGACGCGCCGGCGAGCTCGAGGGTGTCGATCAGCTACAGCTGCCGCTCCTGCCGCTGCCGCGCGAGCGCTGTCGCCGAGCAGCCGCGGTACACGCCGATTTCGACCAGGGCACCCTCGCAGGTGCCGTGGACCGCGGACTTGGCGGCCTCGGACAGCAGCGCAAGATCCTCGCTCGTGTACCAGCCCCACGGGTAGGCGTGGGAGTTCGCGAGGCTCTGCTCGACTTCCCAGGCGCTGCGGGTGTCCATCTACTTCACCTCGCCGTCCGCGGCTGCCTCTTCGGCCGTCCGCGTCATGCTCACCGGCGGGACCAAGATCGTCTTCCCAGCCTGCCGCTTGCGATACGCGCGCCGCGCAGCAACCCCACCCACGACCGCGCTGCCAAAGCCGAGGACCGCGACTATCAGGCCAAGCCAGTTGCCACTGGTCGCGGCACTGACGATGGCCGTGCCCTGCTCCTGCGCCGCGTCAACAACGGCACCGACAACGTCCGCCGAGCCATCCGGCAACACGCCCGGGACTATGTCCTGCCCGGACTGAACAAGCGTGCCGTCCGGTTGAAAGGACGTAAGCGCACACCCCACCATGAGCACGATGGACAGAACAAGCAGGTACTTCCAGTGACGGGCGCAGGTGTTTTCGATGCGACTCATTTACCGTACCTCACAATTACATACGACCCCAAAGCCGAACCCAGCGCAAAGGAAGCCACGCCGGGGATGGATCGAGCCACCGGGGACTCGAACACGGCCACGGTCAGCCCGAGCTGTATCACCGCCAGGATCAGGCTCGCCAGCGCTGCCCTCATCGCCTGACGGTGTGCCGCCGCACGAACTGCCACCGTCCAAAATAGGTCGATGATCAGCCCCGTGACAAAGAGTGTCAGGCACATTAGTCCTCATTTGGGCAGGCAAACAACTCGTCCGGCCGCTGCGCTGCGCAGGCGGCGCTGCAGCCGAAGACGTGCCCGTATGTCGGGCATCAGAGAAGGGAACCCGCCAAAGTACAAGCGCAGCCACCGCACGGGAATAGGCTTTGTTAGCTCGACGAATGGCTCTTGCAGCCTTGCGGGCGGATCAATAATCCTCACAAACTCGGATGCGGGGCGCATAGTGCTCAGCCCTCATCGATGTAGCTGTAGCTCTCGATCTCACGCGGGAGCCGGTACATAGCGGCGTAACGGACGCAGTCAACGGGATCCTTGAACGCCTCGCTGGGCTTCATCTCGCCAGCCTCCGCGTCCTCGTACGACCAGAACTGCAGCGCGCGGATG containing:
- a CDS encoding class I SAM-dependent methyltransferase codes for the protein MADWPKGEGIIPQTSPDQMDVFPAHLCLLHHDADHGFAVVHRDLEFWGKLVLPGGIIALHDYHEPTYPDVKASWEQFSLKDKFKYWGRGHSVQIFERM
- a CDS encoding IPT/TIG domain-containing protein — its product is MPTVITSTVKPDGTGDYLTLQAWIAAKAENLITADHIQRAVVYSGGNLGDGGRLLIWEGGGCYSDFEHYWEIVVADGHEHQGAWDTDYAYLSATGNYAIHLMNNVLHIRGLQVQSTSHIACYAPNIGAGGHASGFIADQCILRSSAGYAIAGDGVGGQTHKFTHCQIVSTATGSICVYLRGTGSVAEFYNCTLIEPTASGSVGFYVYDNATITSNNNYIHAVDCYQNAGAGGTLNQGANDATSTAEATTEALRSVPFDVTQFVSVTGDYDLHIIPGSTLRATGADLSASIGSYDLEGDTRPEGTSWDIGADEMTVTVTSVDAASGPEVGGTAVTVYGTNFTAGSGVTFGGAAATDVTVVSATEITCTTPVGAVGTADVVVTGSGGEAGTLAAGYEYEQTVTYPALVDLRFRSSPLKFRRRRIR